A genome region from Arthrobacter sp. V1I9 includes the following:
- a CDS encoding NAD(P)/FAD-dependent oxidoreductase, producing MSPDPAVNRGERRRVAVVGSGVAGLTAAYVLNRQDNVTLFEADARLGGHAQTHHIPQPDGTAIGVDTGFIVHNERTYPTLLRLFTELGVETQDSEMSMSVRCDGCGLEYAGAREGGRGIIARPSSLLRGRYLLMLLEVTRFYRKARALLSTAPFSAASPDAAPPELTLGKFLERENFSPYFISHFMTPVVSAVWSCDPITALAYPARYLFTFLDHHGMLGVKGSPQWRTVTGGSARYVEKLAATLSDIRVGTPVTAIRRLPDGVELATEHGLEDFDAVVIATHPAQALGLLADATPAEKQALGGMPYSVNHTVFHQDPAVLPTAGNAKASWNYRLPSCDARPDKVLVSYDLSRLQRLDSVGGRPYLVSLGESELIADDAVLERMVYEHPQYTPESLQAQQAIAGLSDSRIAYAGAYLGWGFHEDGALSGVRAAESLGRSWRHAVAGDPLESPNGGERELLSATDPS from the coding sequence TTGTCACCTGACCCAGCAGTAAACAGAGGCGAAAGACGGCGGGTTGCCGTCGTCGGCAGCGGCGTGGCCGGTCTAACGGCAGCCTACGTCCTCAACCGGCAGGATAACGTCACCCTGTTTGAGGCAGACGCCCGGCTGGGCGGGCATGCCCAAACGCACCACATTCCGCAACCGGACGGGACGGCTATCGGCGTCGATACCGGCTTCATCGTCCACAACGAGCGGACCTACCCCACCCTGCTGCGGCTGTTTACCGAGCTGGGGGTGGAGACCCAGGACTCGGAAATGAGCATGTCCGTCCGGTGCGATGGCTGCGGGCTGGAGTATGCAGGGGCGCGCGAAGGCGGCCGCGGAATTATTGCCCGCCCGTCCAGCCTGCTGCGGGGCCGCTATCTGCTGATGCTGCTCGAGGTCACCCGCTTCTACCGCAAGGCACGGGCCCTCCTGAGCACTGCACCCTTTTCAGCGGCCAGCCCGGACGCCGCCCCGCCTGAGCTGACGCTCGGCAAGTTCCTGGAACGGGAAAACTTCAGCCCGTACTTCATCTCGCATTTCATGACCCCGGTAGTCAGTGCCGTCTGGTCCTGCGACCCCATCACTGCGCTGGCCTATCCGGCACGCTACCTCTTCACCTTCCTGGATCATCACGGGATGCTGGGCGTGAAGGGCTCCCCGCAGTGGCGGACCGTCACCGGCGGTTCCGCCCGCTACGTGGAGAAACTTGCAGCCACCCTGTCGGATATCCGGGTCGGCACCCCTGTCACTGCCATCCGCCGCCTGCCGGATGGCGTGGAACTCGCAACTGAGCACGGGCTGGAAGACTTTGACGCCGTCGTGATTGCCACCCACCCGGCCCAGGCACTCGGGTTACTGGCAGATGCCACGCCCGCTGAGAAGCAGGCGCTGGGCGGAATGCCTTACTCGGTAAACCACACAGTGTTCCATCAGGATCCGGCGGTCCTTCCTACGGCCGGCAATGCGAAGGCGTCGTGGAACTACCGCCTGCCGTCGTGTGACGCCCGGCCGGACAAGGTGCTGGTCAGTTACGACCTCAGCCGGCTGCAGCGGCTGGACTCCGTTGGGGGCAGGCCTTACCTGGTGAGCCTGGGGGAGTCGGAGCTGATTGCTGACGACGCCGTGCTGGAGCGGATGGTGTATGAGCACCCGCAGTACACCCCTGAATCCCTGCAGGCGCAGCAGGCGATCGCAGGACTCAGCGACAGCCGCATCGCCTACGCCGGAGCGTACCTGGGCTGGGGCTTCCATGAGGACGGCGCACTGTCCGGCGTTCGGGCGGCGGAATCTTTAGGCCGCTCCTGGCGTCATGCCGTAGCTGGTGATCCGCTCGAGTCCCCGAACGGCGGGGAGCGGGAACTTCTTTCCGCAACGGACCCTTCATGA